GACTTAGCAGGATAGACCCGATGCTCTTTATATTCCTCGTTCAACTTCTGTTTCAGTTGAAGGAAATAATCCTTCTCTTTTTCCTCTTCAAGCAACTCATTCCAATCATTATTTAACATACGTACCCCTCCCTCCAAATGGTGCAGTATTTCCCCGTTCTCTTTTAAGATTTCCCAGTCTATATTTCCCGGGCAAGCGCACGTAGCGACAATAGGAAGATTAAACCGTCGTTCCATGTCATACGCTTTTATTTCGTGTCTGATCCTTTGTCGAATACTTGTTCATTCCGTTACTGAAAAGTGAATTCCAATGTGGATCCCCTTACTCCCGCACGGATTTGCAGTTTGGCAGGAATTTCTTCTTTCAGCTGTGGGACGTGGGAAATGATCCCAAGCAGCCTGTTTCCATCTTGGAGACTGCGAAGGCAGGAGATTGCCTGCTCTAAGGAAATTTCATCCAACGTTCCAAAGCCTTCATCAATGAATAAGGTATCCAGCTGGACACCACCTGCATGGGCCTGCACCACATCAGCCATACCAAGGGCAAGACTCAAAGAAGTTTTGAAGCCTTCTCCTCCGGACAGGGTTCGAACCGAACGTTGTTTTCCTGTATGGTGATCAATTATTTCCAAATCCAGCCCGCTCTGAGCTCCTCGTTTGGCAACTGCGTCACTGCGAATCAGCTGATAGCGGTGATCGGTCATCTGATCCAGGCGCACATTTGCCTGAACAAGGATTTCATCAAGATAAGAAGCTAGAACATAACGTTCAAGAGAAAGGCGGAGATGGTTGTCCCCTTTTGCCAATTGGGCTAGTTCTGCAATATCGTAATACTTGGAAGCCAGTTCTCCTTGGTCATCCATGAGCATATTTATCTTCTCCCGGATTTCCCGGTTCTTTCGGTACGCTGCGCTCCGTTCATTGAAAGCTTCCTGCTTAATGGCAAGTATTCGGCGTTTTTCATCAAGGAGAGACTGGAGCTCTTCCAAATCCGGCTTATGCTTATCAGCAAGGCGTTGATCGAGATCTTTCACACGGTCTTTCACTATGCTTTTCCTCTTCTCATAATCATCGACAATACGCTGGTTCTCAGCTATGAACCCCGGAGAACGCACCGCCTGCTTATATGCTTCATGATCATGGAAAGAAAATTGAACGAGCGTTTGATCAAGTTGTTTTTTCGACTTTTTAACAGCTTTATCCAGATCCTCCAAATAACGCCCACCTTCTTCGACAGCGGTTGTCAACTGCTGCAGCTGCTCCTTCTTGGTGCGGTGTTTCTCCTTCAACTCTTCCCACTCATTTAGAGCTTTAACATAGAGACCGCGTCGGTTCTCTGCTTTTTCTTTCAGCGTTGTGACATCAGTGGATGAGAACGCATAATTTTCTTCCATTGCCTGCACCTTGGAAAGGATCTTGACGTGTTGCTGCTCTTCTTCGTGCAGACGACTTCTCGTTTCTTCCTGAGCGGATCGAAGCTTCGCCGAACGTTCTTCCACCTGTTCCAGTTCTTTTGCCGCTTCCGTCAACGATTTCCACATGGCATCAAGCTCTTCAAAGCGCTGCTCTCCCGCTTTCAGATCCTCTTCAGATTGAATAATGGCCCGTTGAATGGCCTGTTCATCCAGCGTTTTCACATAACCATCCCATTCTTCCATGGCCTTCTCCGTCAGCTGTCTCTGCGCTTCTCCAGCCGATGTAACTGTTACCAATTGGCGCTGCATTTCTTGATAAGCAGCATCATCCTCTTGATAAACTTGTTTCAGGCGGTCTAGCTCTTCCTGAGCCGGGACATTTAATGGACGATCGACCGGGCGGGGATGATCGCTGCTTCCACAAACAGGACACGGCGTGTCTTCTTCCAGCTTCAAAGAAAGAGTGTACGCATGATGATGGCGGATTTCTTCGAGAGAATCCTCGTAAGCCTGCTTGGAAGACTGTTGACGGACCTCTGCGTTTTTATACTGTTTCATGAAAGATTGATAGTTTCTGCGCATCTCCTCAAGTTTACGCCAATGCTCCTGCAATTGCCGAAGCCCATCCAACCGCTTATAGAGTACGTCTATTCGCTGCTTCGTTTCATACCAGGAATCGGACGTTTCCCGCTCTTTTCTTCGTTGATTTTTCAATTCTTCCGCACGGTTTTCGCATTTGCCCAATGCTTCCTTCCGCTCGGCCAGCTTCTTTTCCTTCGTTGCAATGGATGTTGTGTATGCTTTGCTGTCTTCGAGCAGTTTATTATAAATGGCTACATTCTCCTGCTCTTCCACTGCTTGCTCCCAAGAGCTTTTCAACTGTTCCCGCTCTTCCTCTTTTCCTGAAAGCTTGTGATAAGCCTCATCGATCTGATGGAATTCTTCACGAATAGTTTTAAGACTTGCAAGTTTATCTTCATACGATTTCTGCCACTTCTGCCACTCCTCCATCCGTTCCTTGTATTGTTTCTCATAGGGAGTGATCTCGGCGGCTCTTCTTGCGGCTTGCAGCTCTTTCTCTGTTTTTTCCACTTCGCTGTGCTTCTGATCCAGTGCGTGCTTCTCTTCATCAAGCGATGCTTTTTCCTCAAACAATTCCAGGAGCTGCTCCGAGTGGTGGTACCGTTTTTTCCATTCATCGACTTCTATTTCTAGTCGTTCCACCGCTTCTTTTTCCGCAGCGACAAGTGTTTCCTGTTTTTCCAGGCGATCATCCAGGCGCGTATTGAAACGGGATAGTTCCTCGCTTTCATAGGTGGCTTCTTGATCTTCCCAAACGACTTGATTCCGTTCCTGCTCGATCTTCCATTCAAACTGTTTGATTTCTTCTTCCAGCTGTTTGGACTGTGTTTTAAAGTATTCGGTTATGTCATCAAAGAACTTCGTTTTGAAGATACGTTGAAGTATCTCCTCCCGTTCCTTACTGTTCTCGGAAATAAGCTTACGGAATTCCCCTTGAGGGATCATGATCATCTTACGGAATTGTTCATAATCTAAACCGATGATTTCCTCAATATATTCGTTGACTTCCTTCACCTTCGATGCAACCAGCTGTTCCTGATCGTTTGTTAAGAGGAACAGCTCCGCACGAGCCGGGTCTTCCTTAAACCCTTCTCCCCGCTCCTTCTTTCTTGTCTGTTTGGGCATTCTTACCACCCGATAGGTTTTCCCTCTCAGCTCGAAGGAAAACTCCACAAACGTCGGATCATTAGGATGGGCGAAGTGACTCCTCATTGTATCCTGATCCCGGTCACTTCCGCTCGCACGCCCGTATAAAGCAAAGCACACGGCATCAAAAATTGTTGTTTTACCAGCTCCGGTAGGTCCGGTAATTAAAAAGATCGATTCACCGCCGAGCATTGTAAAATCGACCACTTGTTCATTCCTGTAGGGACCAAATGCTCCCATTCGAATAGCTAATGCCTTCATATCAACGCCCCCTGTCCTCCTGTTTCAAGTGCTGCACCGCATCTTCCACCAACCGGCTTCGATGCTCTGATATTTCGTCTCCCTTTATATCTTCATAAAAAGATCGAAATAGATCCTGATACGATAATGTCTGTCGCTTTTTCACTTCATGGAGATCTTCCAGATTCGCATAGGTAAGGGATCTTCTTCTCTCCAAATGAAGTATATTAGGATAAACTTGACGTAATTTTCCCATCGGATCAATCAGCTGGCCGTCATCCAATAATCGAATGTGCAGATAATTCTCTGGGTTTCCTGCCGCCTCTCCTACCATAAGATCTTCGAAAAATCCCTCAACGATTTCAAAATCTCTCTCTGGAACAAGGGGAACTTTAGTAAATGTAGTGTCTCCCGACTCATCCATTTCGACAACTGTGACTGACTTCTTATGATTGGCTTCCGAGAAAGAGTACTTTAGAATGGATCCGCTGTAGCGGATATAATCCCTAGTGATTCGCTGGGATTGATGCAGGTGCCCGAGCGCTACATAAGAAAATCCATCATATAATGCAGCATCGACATATGGACTGCCTCCAATCATGGAGAGCCTTTCTTCGGACTCGCTCTCCATTCCTCCAGCTAAAAAGGAGTGACCTACCCACACGTGCCGTTCCTCTTCGTTAAATCTATCCTTTATATCCTGCACAAGCGCTTCTG
This sequence is a window from Bacillus sp. SB49. Protein-coding genes within it:
- a CDS encoding AAA family ATPase gives rise to the protein MKALAIRMGAFGPYRNEQVVDFTMLGGESIFLITGPTGAGKTTIFDAVCFALYGRASGSDRDQDTMRSHFAHPNDPTFVEFSFELRGKTYRVVRMPKQTRKKERGEGFKEDPARAELFLLTNDQEQLVASKVKEVNEYIEEIIGLDYEQFRKMIMIPQGEFRKLISENSKEREEILQRIFKTKFFDDITEYFKTQSKQLEEEIKQFEWKIEQERNQVVWEDQEATYESEELSRFNTRLDDRLEKQETLVAAEKEAVERLEIEVDEWKKRYHHSEQLLELFEEKASLDEEKHALDQKHSEVEKTEKELQAARRAAEITPYEKQYKERMEEWQKWQKSYEDKLASLKTIREEFHQIDEAYHKLSGKEEEREQLKSSWEQAVEEQENVAIYNKLLEDSKAYTTSIATKEKKLAERKEALGKCENRAEELKNQRRKERETSDSWYETKQRIDVLYKRLDGLRQLQEHWRKLEEMRRNYQSFMKQYKNAEVRQQSSKQAYEDSLEEIRHHHAYTLSLKLEEDTPCPVCGSSDHPRPVDRPLNVPAQEELDRLKQVYQEDDAAYQEMQRQLVTVTSAGEAQRQLTEKAMEEWDGYVKTLDEQAIQRAIIQSEEDLKAGEQRFEELDAMWKSLTEAAKELEQVEERSAKLRSAQEETRSRLHEEEQQHVKILSKVQAMEENYAFSSTDVTTLKEKAENRRGLYVKALNEWEELKEKHRTKKEQLQQLTTAVEEGGRYLEDLDKAVKKSKKQLDQTLVQFSFHDHEAYKQAVRSPGFIAENQRIVDDYEKRKSIVKDRVKDLDQRLADKHKPDLEELQSLLDEKRRILAIKQEAFNERSAAYRKNREIREKINMLMDDQGELASKYYDIAELAQLAKGDNHLRLSLERYVLASYLDEILVQANVRLDQMTDHRYQLIRSDAVAKRGAQSGLDLEIIDHHTGKQRSVRTLSGGEGFKTSLSLALGMADVVQAHAGGVQLDTLFIDEGFGTLDEISLEQAISCLRSLQDGNRLLGIISHVPQLKEEIPAKLQIRAGVRGSTLEFTFQ
- a CDS encoding exonuclease SbcCD subunit D, whose amino-acid sequence is MKFIHTADWHLGKIVNSVHMTEDQRWILAKFIEIVKTEAPDAVVIAGDLYDRSIPPKQAVELLNETLTTLINDLGIPVLAISGNHDSPDRLQFGSELFRRQGLFLDTKLKPNRQPVTLYDTHGPVHFHLIPYVEPAEAASVLEDDTIHSHQQAAEALVQDIKDRFNEEERHVWVGHSFLAGGMESESEERLSMIGGSPYVDAALYDGFSYVALGHLHQSQRITRDYIRYSGSILKYSFSEANHKKSVTVVEMDESGDTTFTKVPLVPERDFEIVEGFFEDLMVGEAAGNPENYLHIRLLDDGQLIDPMGKLRQVYPNILHLERRRSLTYANLEDLHEVKKRQTLSYQDLFRSFYEDIKGDEISEHRSRLVEDAVQHLKQEDRGR